Proteins encoded within one genomic window of Armatimonadota bacterium:
- a CDS encoding ATP-binding protein gives MDEASEDRSVESSRLEYKSALLWNKRSGRKDGDLRAGVLRTIAAFANSDGGDLIIGIADDGSVHGIDDEVAELFQDKHLDRYEALLHEHVRNSLYPHPHAGYTVSMEMRGKRTVCVVGVSAIPGVTYVVSKNESGKKQHEVYVRTGNRTIRLVDVDRDRFVTSRLGGTWPF, from the coding sequence ATGGATGAAGCCAGCGAAGACAGATCCGTAGAATCAAGCAGACTTGAGTACAAGTCTGCGCTGCTTTGGAACAAGAGGAGCGGTCGAAAGGACGGAGACCTGCGTGCTGGTGTGCTTAGGACGATCGCAGCGTTCGCCAACTCGGACGGAGGCGATCTCATTATTGGAATTGCAGACGACGGGTCCGTTCACGGCATCGACGACGAAGTAGCCGAGCTGTTTCAAGACAAGCACCTCGACAGATACGAGGCTCTGTTGCACGAACACGTAAGGAACTCCCTGTATCCTCACCCACACGCGGGCTACACGGTCTCGATGGAGATGCGGGGAAAACGGACTGTCTGCGTCGTCGGCGTCTCGGCGATACCCGGCGTCACGTACGTCGTCAGCAAGAACGAATCGGGAAAGAAGCAGCACGAAGTTTACGTCCGAACAGGAAATAGGACGATTCGGCTAGTAGATGTCGATCGAGACCGATTCGTAACGTCCCGCCTCGGTGGCACTTGGCCTTTTTGA
- a CDS encoding S8 family serine peptidase produces MNCRRLLLFSIIAAALTLGAPLTAVAQGGDRVPVIISFSHQPGPAEQALVRGAGGTIKYTYRLVRAIAATIPSAAIDGLERNPNVIAVDLDGIVYAIDAELDNTWGVKRTGAGFVHDGGNKGLGVKVAIIDSGIDYTHPDLDGNFMGGYDFVNNDNDPMDDYKHGTHVAGTVAAEDDGVGVVGMAPLASLYGVKVLNSSGSGSWSDIIAALQWCVDNGIQVTNNSYGSSSDPGVAVKAAFDNSYAAGIIHVAAAGNSGNRKGKGDKVGYPARYASVIAVASTTSDDTRSSFSSTGPDVEIAAPGSNIKSTKLGGGYVNFSGTSMASPHVAGAAALVIAAGMTLNTDVRAQLIMTADDLGDAGWDPLFGYGIVDADEAADIGPPNDVPVVTITSPSDGATFASGASISFAGSATDTEDGTLTSSMTWTATGLGEIGTGGSFQATLPDGVYTITASATDSGNKTGSKSVTITVGSPPEEATEVSVSAITYSTSGGRGGTKNLRVTIALLDNLGAVVAGATVTITLSNNDGGSWVGTATTGSDGTVTFQLRNAPAATYTTVVDSVSASGLTWDSVTPPNEYEKT; encoded by the coding sequence ATGAATTGCCGCCGATTACTTCTCTTTTCAATCATCGCTGCTGCGCTCACGTTGGGTGCGCCGCTGACTGCTGTCGCCCAAGGCGGCGATCGAGTCCCCGTCATCATCTCGTTCTCTCATCAACCCGGCCCGGCCGAGCAGGCACTGGTACGCGGCGCAGGTGGCACGATCAAGTACACCTATCGCCTGGTTCGCGCGATCGCGGCGACCATCCCGTCTGCGGCGATCGACGGGCTCGAAAGGAACCCGAACGTCATTGCCGTCGACCTTGACGGCATCGTCTACGCTATTGACGCCGAACTGGACAACACGTGGGGCGTCAAGCGAACCGGCGCTGGGTTCGTACACGACGGCGGAAACAAAGGTTTGGGCGTGAAAGTCGCCATTATCGACTCCGGAATCGACTACACGCATCCGGACCTCGACGGAAACTTCATGGGCGGATACGACTTTGTCAACAACGACAACGACCCCATGGACGACTACAAGCACGGCACGCACGTGGCCGGCACGGTCGCGGCGGAAGATGACGGCGTTGGCGTGGTCGGCATGGCGCCGCTCGCGAGCCTATACGGCGTCAAGGTTCTGAACTCCAGCGGCAGCGGATCATGGAGCGACATCATCGCGGCGCTGCAATGGTGCGTCGACAACGGCATTCAAGTGACGAACAACAGCTACGGCAGCAGCTCCGATCCTGGCGTCGCCGTCAAGGCCGCGTTCGACAACTCGTACGCGGCAGGCATCATTCACGTCGCTGCCGCCGGCAACAGCGGCAACCGCAAGGGCAAGGGCGACAAGGTCGGCTACCCGGCGCGGTATGCGTCCGTTATCGCCGTCGCATCGACGACTTCGGACGACACAAGATCAAGCTTTTCCAGCACCGGACCGGACGTCGAGATAGCGGCGCCGGGGTCCAACATCAAATCGACGAAACTCGGCGGCGGATACGTTAATTTCAGCGGTACTTCCATGGCGTCCCCGCACGTCGCTGGCGCGGCGGCGCTCGTCATCGCCGCTGGCATGACGCTGAACACCGACGTTCGCGCGCAGCTCATCATGACCGCTGACGACCTGGGCGATGCGGGCTGGGACCCGCTGTTCGGCTACGGCATCGTTGACGCCGACGAGGCGGCAGACATCGGCCCTCCCAACGACGTCCCGGTCGTCACGATCACTAGCCCCTCTGACGGTGCGACCTTCGCATCAGGCGCGAGCATTAGCTTTGCCGGTTCGGCGACCGACACCGAAGACGGAACGCTCACCAGTTCGATGACTTGGACCGCGACCGGCCTCGGCGAGATCGGCACCGGCGGCAGCTTCCAGGCGACTTTGCCCGACGGCGTTTACACGATCACCGCGAGCGCGACGGATTCCGGAAACAAGACTGGCAGCAAGTCGGTCACCATCACCGTCGGCAGCCCGCCAGAAGAGGCGACCGAAGTCTCCGTCTCGGCGATCACTTACTCGACTTCCGGCGGCAGGGGCGGCACTAAGAACCTGCGCGTCACGATCGCGCTGCTCGACAACCTCGGCGCAGTCGTGGCCGGCGCTACGGTCACGATCACCCTGTCCAACAACGATGGCGGCTCGTGGGTCGGAACCGCGACGACCGGTTCGGATGGCACGGTCACGTTCCAACTGCGGAACGCTCCGGCTGCGACCTATACGACCGTCGTCGACAGCGTGTCTGCTTCGGGTCTGACCTGGGACAGCGTGACACCGCCGAACGAGTACGAGAAGACGTAG
- a CDS encoding RHS repeat protein: protein MMKLNGRVVRRANALALRASCVGLSVLMAYSTGASGFNYLARLTYEEILEAAAQRRPRPAPYSTSPIIMPARKGSVGRDPVLRGGMWSAEDLAVLARAEQQRAVRFLERHPERLQASINPTPVPLLGGPGGPSGSPVPGEGFGGAASGRSFATYHEVPIGLPPPGWDDDGGGDTDDGGPPGSLGGPGGTGGIPGDLQNNLNTNTGNFLTILGLTGWNAPGDSFVDFTIVHNSMMTTEIGAITDIGHSWSHTYSKEIMFYGNGGGPGIDWAFLIWSDGQRLKFVESGNPGEFVSTQGYAAKLYKFIGGFRVETKDGWKYHFDDDGFLTGEEDAWGNLVTIWRTFGGDIIQVSDEVGRSLNFTYNGWGYITSITAPDGKIIWFNHDPSGNLLKVTLWPLDMQSYSFDFTYDGNHNILTETTPGGKTWTFAYDTSDRVISSQNPLLKTWTIVYTLDSAIMYDPLGNSVWHNYFEGRLTSIRDEAGFYAYYWSVPSNKRLLAHYKDRNGGDWYWTYDSNGNVLTEKDPLLRVWSYTYDSRNLLKTVEDPAGKIWDLDYGSFPETPAPIRVIDPMGRGAETSIAYDTDGNVIAVIRDLPAGPDVTLSAFWYDVYKSNVIKAHTYGPRESESTATYDIMGRVLTATDAAGETISMLYDDWGRPIGMLHGDLTGVSVVYDLDSQVLSGTDELDRTVNMFYDALGRLASMDNAKSETTSFAYDDANRLTDITNARGKTRTYTYTVRSEVYTLLLPDGALESWSYDGVGNTTSYTNPLNQTITYDYSTALEQILVDYPTGVDTAFAYDTLGRMTSMTDATGVSSWSFNDASDVTQVVTPQGTINYAYDTWGRTTSVTEVGVGTTTYNWDFAYDVPTSMTNAFNETTSVQFDGFGRVYRTNLPNGTYEIVTFDARSRPSSVVVRDSLDVEIDRKEYVWDAANRATNALEGGVWSNYTYDVIDQLIAEAKPSISYSASYSFDANGNRTSRTVNGVTETYAYDDADKLLSITGGFNPRTYSYDLAGRTTAITGAGGTTQIAYDYEGRVTQITYPSLASDSYTYNGVGARASAIGVSGSRTFKRNGLGVVSSVLSDGVAQYTPGVSRRENGVSTFQHSGLKNTSAQSSATGAISASRVYDAYGNTVSSTGTWKGPFGYGGPFGYQEEANGLKLLGHRYYDPDTGRFLTRDPIGSGRNWYAYAGNSPIVRADASGLEYVVVVRGSQVDGEDINEDTDAIIRDIQDKYGKENVVVVSTAEDAYKELAEEDAGVLIIIGHNSVYEGGGEWDPDIHASFYVEDGSSIDPHEISRRRGGRRLDRIELVLCDSLANPGQAAAWGRLSDGNLYGSYGPLAINWYAKGLNRLTKYDPSRVRVEPNWWNSIWPWHGKKGKKGRG, encoded by the coding sequence ATGATGAAACTGAACGGTAGGGTGGTAAGGAGAGCGAACGCGCTTGCGCTCCGAGCGTCTTGCGTCGGCCTGTCGGTGCTGATGGCGTACAGCACCGGTGCCAGCGGGTTCAACTACCTCGCTCGGCTGACGTACGAAGAGATCCTCGAGGCCGCCGCGCAGCGTCGCCCTCGACCCGCGCCGTACTCGACCAGCCCGATCATCATGCCTGCGAGAAAGGGCTCCGTCGGTCGTGATCCGGTTTTGCGCGGCGGAATGTGGAGCGCGGAGGACCTTGCCGTGCTAGCCCGAGCAGAACAGCAGCGGGCGGTTCGATTCCTCGAAAGGCACCCTGAGCGGCTGCAAGCGAGCATCAACCCGACTCCAGTGCCGCTACTCGGTGGACCCGGCGGCCCTTCCGGCTCGCCCGTGCCTGGCGAGGGGTTCGGCGGAGCAGCTTCGGGGCGCAGCTTCGCAACCTACCACGAAGTGCCGATAGGTCTGCCGCCGCCGGGCTGGGACGACGACGGGGGCGGAGACACGGACGACGGCGGCCCACCGGGCTCGCTCGGCGGGCCAGGTGGCACAGGCGGTATTCCCGGCGATCTGCAGAACAACCTCAACACGAACACCGGGAACTTCTTGACGATCCTGGGGCTCACCGGCTGGAACGCGCCGGGGGATTCGTTCGTGGACTTCACGATCGTCCACAACTCGATGATGACCACGGAGATCGGCGCGATCACCGACATCGGCCACTCGTGGAGCCACACGTACAGCAAGGAGATCATGTTCTACGGGAACGGTGGGGGCCCGGGCATCGACTGGGCGTTTCTGATCTGGTCCGACGGCCAGCGGCTGAAGTTTGTGGAGTCCGGCAACCCCGGCGAGTTCGTCTCGACCCAAGGGTACGCGGCCAAGCTGTACAAGTTCATAGGCGGGTTCCGCGTCGAGACGAAAGACGGCTGGAAGTACCACTTCGACGACGACGGTTTCTTGACGGGCGAAGAGGACGCGTGGGGAAACCTCGTGACGATATGGAGGACGTTCGGCGGCGATATCATCCAGGTCTCGGACGAGGTCGGTCGCAGCCTGAACTTCACTTACAACGGCTGGGGCTACATCACCAGCATCACCGCGCCGGACGGCAAGATCATCTGGTTCAACCACGACCCCTCGGGCAACTTGCTGAAGGTCACTTTGTGGCCGCTCGATATGCAGTCGTACTCCTTCGACTTCACCTACGACGGCAACCACAACATCCTGACCGAGACGACGCCCGGAGGCAAGACTTGGACTTTCGCCTACGACACGAGCGACCGGGTGATCTCGTCGCAGAACCCGCTGCTGAAGACTTGGACGATCGTCTACACGCTCGACTCGGCGATCATGTACGATCCGCTGGGCAACTCGGTCTGGCACAACTACTTCGAAGGGCGGCTCACCAGCATCAGGGACGAGGCTGGGTTCTACGCTTACTACTGGTCCGTTCCAAGCAACAAGCGCCTTCTAGCGCATTATAAGGACCGCAATGGCGGGGACTGGTACTGGACGTACGACTCGAACGGCAACGTCCTGACCGAGAAAGACCCGTTGTTGCGAGTGTGGTCGTACACATACGATTCGCGGAATCTGCTGAAAACTGTAGAAGACCCAGCCGGGAAGATTTGGGATCTCGACTACGGCAGTTTCCCCGAAACTCCGGCTCCGATAAGGGTCATCGACCCGATGGGGCGCGGCGCGGAGACGAGCATCGCGTACGACACGGACGGCAACGTGATCGCGGTCATCCGCGATCTGCCCGCCGGACCAGACGTCACCCTTTCGGCGTTTTGGTACGACGTGTATAAGAGCAACGTTATCAAGGCGCACACTTACGGCCCGCGCGAGAGCGAATCGACCGCGACCTACGACATCATGGGCCGCGTTCTTACCGCGACCGATGCTGCGGGTGAGACCATTTCCATGCTGTACGACGACTGGGGCCGACCAATTGGAATGCTTCACGGAGACCTGACCGGAGTGTCTGTCGTTTACGACCTGGACAGCCAGGTATTAAGTGGGACCGATGAATTGGACCGCACGGTGAACATGTTCTATGACGCGCTAGGACGGCTTGCGTCAATGGACAATGCAAAGAGCGAAACAACGAGTTTTGCATACGACGATGCGAATCGCCTAACTGACATCACCAACGCGCGTGGCAAGACCCGAACGTACACCTACACTGTGCGCAGCGAGGTGTATACGTTGCTGCTCCCCGACGGCGCGCTCGAATCGTGGAGCTACGACGGGGTGGGCAACACGACTTCGTACACCAACCCGCTCAACCAGACCATCACTTACGATTACAGCACTGCGCTAGAGCAGATATTGGTCGACTATCCGACCGGCGTCGACACGGCGTTCGCCTACGACACATTAGGTCGCATGACCTCGATGACAGACGCAACCGGCGTTTCGTCCTGGTCGTTCAACGACGCGAGCGATGTCACCCAGGTCGTCACTCCGCAAGGCACTATTAACTATGCGTACGACACATGGGGTCGCACGACTTCGGTCACCGAAGTCGGCGTCGGCACGACAACATACAATTGGGACTTCGCCTACGATGTGCCCACCTCAATGACCAACGCGTTCAACGAGACGACATCTGTTCAATTCGATGGTTTTGGCCGTGTTTACCGCACCAATCTGCCCAACGGAACGTACGAGATTGTGACATTTGACGCACGTTCGAGACCTTCGTCTGTGGTTGTGCGAGATTCGCTTGATGTTGAGATAGACCGGAAGGAGTACGTCTGGGACGCTGCTAACCGGGCAACCAATGCGCTTGAGGGGGGTGTGTGGTCAAACTACACCTACGACGTTATCGACCAACTCATCGCCGAGGCGAAGCCGTCTATTAGCTACTCGGCGTCGTACTCCTTCGACGCGAACGGCAACCGGACTTCGCGCACGGTCAACGGCGTTACCGAGACGTACGCCTACGACGACGCGGACAAGCTGCTCTCGATCACCGGCGGATTCAACCCGCGCACGTACTCCTACGACCTCGCCGGTCGCACGACCGCGATCACGGGGGCAGGCGGCACGACGCAAATCGCTTACGACTACGAAGGGCGTGTGACGCAAATCACGTACCCTAGCTTAGCGTCTGATTCGTACACCTATAACGGCGTTGGAGCACGGGCATCTGCGATTGGTGTAAGCGGATCGCGAACGTTCAAACGCAACGGCCTCGGTGTGGTCTCTTCTGTTCTATCTGATGGTGTTGCGCAGTATACGCCTGGCGTTTCACGCCGCGAGAACGGCGTCTCGACATTCCAACATTCGGGACTGAAGAACACTTCCGCGCAGTCGTCTGCGACAGGCGCAATTTCTGCTTCCCGAGTGTACGATGCCTACGGTAATACGGTCTCCTCAACCGGCACTTGGAAAGGCCCATTCGGTTACGGCGGTCCGTTCGGCTACCAGGAGGAGGCCAACGGCCTAAAGCTCCTCGGCCACCGCTACTACGACCCAGACACCGGTCGTTTCCTTACAAGAGACCCGATTGGCAGCGGACGGAATTGGTACGCCTACGCAGGCAACAGCCCTATCGTTCGCGCTGATGCCAGCGGTCTTGAGTACGTCGTCGTAGTTAGAGGAAGCCAAGTCGACGGCGAGGACATCAACGAAGACACGGACGCCATCATCAGAGACATTCAGGACAAATACGGAAAGGAAAACGTAGTTGTTGTCAGTACTGCGGAAGATGCGTACAAGGAGCTTGCGGAAGAGGATGCTGGCGTTCTGATTATTATTGGCCACAATTCGGTTTATGAAGGGGGTGGTGAATGGGACCCAGACATTCACGCGTCGTTCTATGTGGAAGACGGAAGTAGCATTGACCCGCACGAAATCTCTCGCCGTAGAGGAGGAAGAAGACTAGATCGAATTGAGCTGGTGCTCTGTGACTCTCTCGCAAATCCAGGTCAGGCAGCGGCCTGGGGTAGATTGAGTGATGGAAATCTGTACGGATCGTACGGGCCTCTAGCAATTAACTGGTACGCAAAAGGACTTAATCGATTGACAAAATACGACCCTAGTCGCGTGAGAGTTGAACCAAATTGGTGGAACAGTATCTGGCCATGGCACGGGAAGAAAGGAAAAAAGGGACGCGGATGA
- the murJ gene encoding murein biosynthesis integral membrane protein MurJ — protein sequence MGESSPRPNVGKASLIMAASLLLSRVLGMVRDMVIGAKFGQSDLTDAYFLSFQIPDLLFYLIAGGALSAAFIPVFSEYLHTGREEEAWHVFSVIVTLMSIIVGAFIVFSWIFAEPLVGIFAPGAAARGPEFVDLVVHMSRIVVPAQYAFFIGGIMLGTLYARQVFSVPGLAPNVYNLGIIFGAVVLANVAGFGVLGMSWGALVGAYIGNIVIPFAVIRRMGVTFKLSLDLRHEGVKKVLKLMLPVVLGLSLPGVFGMILRSVSSLGEVGMTTAIEYGNRLMQAPLGVFGQALALAVFPALAQFFAQGRMDLYRDQLEKTLRTVLFLTVPISAFFLVAPEPVVQALFERGAFTAADTARTAAMLQMFGIGVFAWCLQPVLMRSYYAVQKTLTPILFGTATTLLFGGAVFALHKLESPPESLAVAASIAAIVLATALLFAIRREIGGLNIRGVFQTLGKALVASAVAVPVAWFGSIAIAGLSDRFGNFLYLGALTIVFLLFAWTYYFVAKLIKMPETKYAEAAARSNRNKSGE from the coding sequence GTGGGCGAATCGTCACCGAGACCCAACGTCGGCAAGGCAAGCTTGATCATGGCAGCGTCCCTGCTGCTGAGCCGCGTTCTTGGGATGGTTCGCGACATGGTGATCGGCGCGAAGTTCGGTCAGTCGGACCTGACTGACGCTTACTTCCTCTCCTTTCAGATCCCGGACCTGCTCTTCTACCTGATTGCCGGCGGGGCTTTGAGCGCGGCGTTCATCCCGGTCTTCTCCGAGTATCTGCACACGGGCAGGGAGGAAGAGGCATGGCACGTCTTCAGCGTGATCGTTACACTGATGTCGATCATCGTCGGCGCCTTCATCGTGTTCTCATGGATTTTCGCGGAGCCGCTTGTCGGCATCTTCGCGCCAGGCGCTGCGGCCCGAGGTCCTGAGTTCGTCGACTTGGTCGTCCACATGAGCCGCATTGTCGTGCCTGCACAGTACGCGTTCTTCATTGGCGGCATCATGCTGGGAACGCTCTACGCTCGGCAGGTCTTCTCGGTACCGGGCCTTGCGCCGAACGTCTACAACCTCGGCATCATCTTTGGCGCGGTCGTGCTGGCGAACGTCGCGGGATTTGGCGTCTTGGGGATGTCGTGGGGCGCGCTGGTCGGGGCCTACATCGGCAACATCGTCATCCCGTTCGCCGTGATCCGCCGTATGGGAGTGACGTTCAAGCTCTCTCTGGACCTCAGGCATGAGGGCGTGAAGAAAGTCCTAAAGCTGATGCTGCCGGTCGTGCTCGGTCTATCTCTGCCCGGCGTCTTCGGCATGATTTTGCGTAGCGTCAGTTCGCTGGGCGAAGTCGGGATGACGACAGCGATCGAGTACGGCAACCGGCTGATGCAGGCTCCGCTCGGCGTGTTCGGACAGGCTTTGGCGCTCGCCGTCTTCCCGGCTTTGGCACAGTTCTTCGCGCAAGGCCGCATGGATCTGTACCGCGACCAGTTGGAGAAGACGCTGCGAACGGTGCTCTTCCTCACCGTTCCGATCTCGGCGTTCTTCCTGGTCGCGCCGGAGCCGGTCGTGCAGGCGCTGTTCGAGCGCGGTGCGTTCACCGCCGCAGACACGGCGCGAACGGCCGCGATGCTGCAGATGTTCGGCATCGGAGTGTTCGCCTGGTGCCTTCAGCCGGTTCTGATGAGGTCGTACTACGCGGTGCAGAAGACGCTGACGCCGATTCTCTTTGGCACCGCGACGACTCTGCTGTTCGGAGGCGCGGTGTTCGCACTGCACAAGTTGGAGTCCCCTCCTGAGTCGCTCGCAGTAGCGGCCTCCATCGCGGCCATCGTCCTCGCGACCGCTCTCTTGTTCGCGATCAGGCGCGAGATCGGCGGCCTGAATATCAGAGGAGTCTTCCAGACGCTTGGCAAGGCGCTGGTCGCATCGGCGGTCGCAGTTCCCGTCGCATGGTTCGGCAGCATTGCGATTGCAGGCCTCAGCGACCGATTCGGCAACTTCCTGTACCTAGGAGCGCTCACGATCGTGTTCCTGCTCTTCGCCTGGACCTACTACTTCGTCGCAAAGCTGATCAAAATGCCGGAGACGAAGTACGCCGAGGCCGCCGCCCGCAGCAACCGGAACAAGTCAGGAGAGTAA
- the trxA gene encoding thioredoxin: protein MNTATLDFEKDVLQSDIPVLVDFNATWCGPCQAIAPIIDELKEEFAGRAKIVKVDVDQHGELAGRYGIMSIPALVVYKNGQEVDRIVGAASKETIEQLLEQYI, encoded by the coding sequence ATGAACACAGCAACTTTAGACTTCGAGAAAGACGTTTTGCAGTCAGATATCCCCGTCCTTGTGGACTTCAATGCAACTTGGTGTGGGCCGTGCCAAGCGATCGCACCTATTATTGACGAGTTGAAAGAGGAGTTCGCAGGCAGGGCCAAGATCGTCAAGGTCGACGTAGACCAGCATGGCGAACTCGCCGGTCGGTACGGGATCATGAGCATCCCCGCTCTGGTCGTGTATAAGAACGGTCAAGAGGTTGATCGAATCGTCGGCGCCGCGTCGAAGGAAACGATCGAGCAACTCCTCGAACAGTACATCTAG
- the trxA gene encoding thioredoxin, with protein sequence MGADLALTEADFEKKVIESELPVMIDFWAAWCGPCLAIAPHVEAISNELDGKAKVFKVDVDSEGDLAARFGVMSIPALLVFKGGQEVDRKVGAGSKEDIRALIEKYV encoded by the coding sequence ATGGGTGCCGATCTTGCCTTGACCGAAGCCGACTTTGAGAAGAAAGTCATTGAATCCGAATTGCCTGTGATGATCGACTTTTGGGCAGCTTGGTGCGGCCCTTGCCTAGCGATAGCGCCTCACGTCGAAGCTATCTCCAATGAGCTTGACGGCAAGGCGAAGGTGTTCAAGGTCGATGTGGACTCAGAGGGCGATCTGGCCGCCAGATTTGGGGTCATGAGCATCCCGGCGCTGCTGGTGTTCAAGGGCGGCCAAGAGGTTGACCGCAAGGTCGGCGCTGGCTCGAAAGAGGATATCAGGGCCCTGATCGAGAAGTACGTCTAG
- a CDS encoding DNA primase, whose amino-acid sequence MADDRDLIKSRIDLVDLVGREVELKKSGKNWKGRCPFHDDSNPSFYVSSEMGHYQCFSCGEKGDVFTWVMKTQNVDFVDALKILADQLGIKLKRRGGVEKSKRETYQRAMDAALAYFRSQLELSAPAKSYCERRGLDADTLAAWEIGYAPDVGDALARHLKSEGFSLQDCREVFLVERSGQEFYDKFRGRLIFPIRDERDRLVAFGGRTLGDGHPKYINSSKTPIYDKGRVLYGLHKAREALKQSKTIVLVEGYTDTIACHRAGLKTAIANLGTALTSDQARLLARWCEKVVVLYDSDEAGQKAAERSADILKDTGVEVKIAVMNEGDDPDTLLNSGGAKAVQAVVDNGIKPLEHKVKRLEQLYGLDDPKYWSAVAAALASADPRDREEIIMPIAQRDPTIRDPERSASALREKVRKIKIADPKAAKATAQSAPESDQITGVERAVFLGFMDEEMRKAGWSACCDTEIFVTAAAARLAEAIASAWPNEAPSGQPTDWIEELQPGELREQLLALSVRQSTPLQESELATAIERLQAGKTRRKVAEMRQDSMTSDDDLMAIHGMLKQGKTE is encoded by the coding sequence TTGGCCGATGATCGCGATCTCATTAAGTCCAGGATCGACCTAGTCGATCTGGTTGGGCGCGAGGTCGAACTAAAGAAATCTGGAAAGAACTGGAAGGGTCGCTGTCCGTTTCACGACGACAGCAACCCTTCTTTTTACGTCAGTTCCGAGATGGGGCACTACCAGTGCTTTTCGTGCGGTGAGAAAGGGGATGTGTTCACATGGGTGATGAAGACCCAGAACGTCGATTTCGTCGACGCGCTCAAGATCCTTGCCGACCAGCTGGGCATCAAGCTGAAGCGCCGAGGCGGAGTTGAGAAAAGCAAGCGCGAGACGTACCAGCGGGCGATGGACGCCGCGCTTGCGTACTTTCGCAGTCAGCTTGAGCTGTCTGCCCCGGCGAAGAGCTACTGCGAAAGGCGAGGACTGGACGCGGACACGCTGGCCGCGTGGGAGATCGGCTACGCGCCCGACGTCGGAGACGCGTTGGCTCGCCATTTGAAGAGCGAGGGATTTTCGCTGCAGGACTGCCGGGAGGTGTTCCTGGTTGAGCGGTCGGGACAGGAGTTCTACGACAAGTTCCGCGGCAGACTCATCTTTCCGATTCGAGACGAGCGCGACCGACTCGTGGCGTTCGGCGGACGAACGCTCGGAGACGGACACCCCAAGTACATCAACAGCTCAAAGACTCCGATCTACGACAAGGGGCGCGTTCTGTACGGTCTGCACAAGGCGCGTGAGGCGCTGAAGCAGTCCAAGACGATCGTGTTGGTCGAAGGGTACACGGACACGATCGCGTGTCATCGCGCGGGGCTGAAGACGGCGATCGCGAACCTCGGCACGGCGCTGACGTCGGATCAAGCTCGGCTTCTGGCGCGCTGGTGCGAAAAGGTCGTGGTTCTGTACGACTCGGACGAGGCCGGGCAGAAAGCCGCCGAGCGGTCTGCGGACATCTTGAAGGACACCGGCGTCGAAGTGAAGATCGCGGTGATGAACGAGGGCGACGATCCGGACACGCTGCTGAACTCTGGCGGCGCCAAGGCGGTTCAAGCGGTCGTCGACAACGGGATCAAGCCTCTGGAGCACAAGGTCAAGCGGCTTGAACAGTTGTACGGGTTGGACGATCCAAAGTATTGGAGCGCGGTAGCGGCGGCGCTCGCGAGCGCGGACCCGCGCGACCGGGAGGAGATCATCATGCCGATCGCACAGCGGGATCCGACGATTCGAGACCCTGAGCGATCGGCGAGCGCCCTGCGCGAGAAAGTCCGCAAGATCAAGATCGCCGATCCGAAGGCCGCGAAGGCGACGGCGCAATCAGCGCCGGAATCGGATCAGATCACCGGAGTGGAACGGGCGGTGTTCCTCGGATTTATGGACGAAGAAATGCGGAAGGCGGGATGGTCGGCGTGCTGCGACACAGAGATTTTCGTGACGGCGGCCGCAGCGAGGCTGGCCGAGGCCATCGCCAGCGCCTGGCCCAACGAAGCCCCGTCCGGGCAGCCTACCGATTGGATCGAAGAGCTGCAGCCGGGAGAGCTGCGAGAGCAGTTGCTGGCGCTGTCGGTGCGGCAGAGCACCCCTTTGCAGGAGAGCGAACTGGCGACGGCCATCGAGCGCCTTCAGGCCGGCAAAACGCGTCGAAAGGTCGCGGAGATGCGGCAGGATTCAATGACCAGCGACGACGACCTCATGGCGATCCACGGCATGCTCAAGCAGGGGAAGACCGAATAA